Proteins encoded by one window of Tunturibacter psychrotolerans:
- a CDS encoding SDR family oxidoreductase: MSTTPHTTTTPRKILVLGATSGIAEATCRIWAFQGASLFLVARNAEKLAAVAADLKTRGASYVDTAVADLDDTDQHPALLAHAVNSLTGMDIAYLAHGILGDQIEAERDFNTAAQILHTNFVAPVSLLTWLANFCVQRRAGTIAVISSVAGDRGRKSNYLYGSSKAGLSAFLGGLRNRVDREGVTVLTIKPGPVKTAMTANMPKSEKFADVESVAESIVSAIDKRKDILYVPFQWQPIMFIIRNIPERIFKKLNL; encoded by the coding sequence ATGAGCACCACCCCGCACACCACGACAACACCCCGCAAGATCCTCGTCCTCGGCGCCACCTCTGGCATCGCCGAAGCCACCTGCCGCATTTGGGCCTTCCAGGGCGCTAGCCTCTTCCTCGTCGCCCGCAACGCCGAAAAACTAGCCGCCGTCGCCGCCGATCTCAAAACCCGCGGAGCCAGCTACGTCGACACTGCCGTTGCCGATCTCGACGACACCGACCAGCATCCCGCGCTCCTCGCCCACGCCGTCAACTCCCTCACCGGCATGGACATTGCATACCTCGCCCACGGAATCCTTGGCGACCAGATCGAAGCCGAGCGCGACTTCAACACCGCCGCCCAGATCCTCCACACCAACTTCGTCGCGCCCGTTTCGCTCCTCACCTGGCTCGCCAACTTCTGCGTCCAGCGCCGAGCGGGAACCATCGCAGTCATCTCCTCGGTAGCCGGTGACCGCGGCCGCAAATCCAACTACCTATACGGCTCCTCCAAAGCCGGTCTCTCAGCCTTCCTGGGCGGCCTGCGCAACCGCGTCGACCGCGAAGGCGTCACCGTACTCACCATCAAGCCCGGCCCCGTCAAAACAGCGATGACGGCCAACATGCCTAAGAGTGAAAAATTCGCCGACGTCGAATCGGTCGCAGAGTCCATCGTCAGCGCCATCGACAAACGCAAAGACATCCTCTACGTCCCATTCCAATGGCAGCCCATCATGTTCATCATCCGCAACATTCCAGAGCGCATCTTCAAAAAGCTGAATCTTTAG
- a CDS encoding FAD-binding oxidoreductase, whose protein sequence is MPDPTATEEASQVQAPFESWGRYPTYGAKLLPLHWQSDFPALTADLHNGALPVGMGRSYGDVCLLKDGNLLVTTAMNRLINFDAETGLLTAEAGVTLAQILDFAVPRGFFLPVSPGTKYVTLGGAIANDIHGKNHHTAGTFGCHIAQLELVRSDGSHMICSPTENPEFYSATIGGLGLTGVITWATLRLKPIVSRKIDYEGIQFHGIDEFLDLTNQAHDVEYTVSWVDVTSTGRNFARGVFMQGDHSTKKDDLKPSPKPKLVFPFEAPGFALNALSVSLFNTAFFHKQIHKRVVAVQDYEPFFYPLDKVLRWNRMYGKRGLLQFQYVIPWEHAKEGTIAILHEVAKSGLASFLAVLKAFGDAPSPGMMSFPKPGITLALDFPIKPDKSFPLFQRLADMTLEFGGRLYPAKDAAMTAPQFQAFYPQWQHFAQYRDPLLTSSFWERVTQNS, encoded by the coding sequence ATGCCAGATCCAACCGCAACCGAGGAAGCCTCTCAAGTGCAAGCTCCCTTCGAATCCTGGGGCCGCTACCCCACCTACGGCGCAAAGCTCCTCCCGCTCCACTGGCAAAGCGATTTCCCCGCCCTCACCGCCGACCTCCATAACGGTGCACTCCCCGTTGGCATGGGCCGCAGCTATGGCGACGTCTGCCTCCTCAAGGACGGCAACCTCCTCGTCACCACCGCGATGAATCGCCTCATCAACTTCGATGCCGAGACTGGACTCCTCACCGCCGAAGCTGGCGTAACTCTCGCGCAGATCCTGGACTTCGCCGTCCCGCGCGGCTTCTTCCTCCCCGTTTCCCCCGGAACGAAATATGTAACCCTCGGTGGAGCAATTGCTAACGATATCCACGGCAAAAATCACCACACCGCCGGAACATTCGGCTGTCACATCGCACAGCTCGAGCTCGTCCGCTCCGACGGCTCCCACATGATCTGCTCCCCAACGGAAAACCCCGAGTTCTACTCCGCCACTATCGGCGGCCTCGGCCTTACCGGAGTCATCACTTGGGCCACCCTCCGTCTCAAGCCCATCGTCTCTCGCAAGATCGACTACGAGGGCATCCAGTTCCACGGCATCGACGAGTTCCTCGACCTCACCAACCAGGCGCACGACGTCGAGTACACCGTCAGTTGGGTCGACGTCACCTCCACTGGCCGGAACTTTGCCCGAGGCGTCTTCATGCAGGGCGATCACTCAACGAAAAAGGACGACCTCAAACCGTCGCCCAAACCAAAGCTTGTCTTCCCCTTCGAGGCCCCTGGCTTTGCGCTCAACGCGCTCTCCGTCAGCCTCTTCAATACAGCTTTCTTTCACAAGCAGATCCACAAACGGGTCGTCGCCGTGCAGGACTACGAGCCCTTTTTTTACCCACTCGACAAGGTCCTCCGCTGGAACCGCATGTACGGCAAGCGCGGCCTCCTTCAGTTCCAGTACGTCATCCCGTGGGAGCACGCCAAAGAGGGAACTATCGCTATCCTCCACGAGGTCGCCAAATCCGGCCTCGCCAGCTTTCTCGCTGTACTAAAAGCCTTCGGCGACGCCCCCTCTCCTGGCATGATGAGCTTCCCCAAACCCGGCATCACGCTAGCCCTCGACTTTCCTATCAAGCCTGACAAAAGCTTCCCACTCTTCCAGCGCCTCGCGGATATGACGCTCGAGTTCGGCGGCCGTCTGTACCCCGCTAAAGACGCCGCCATGACAGCTCCTCAGTTCCAGGCCTTCTATCCCCAATGGCAGCACTTCGCCCAATACCGTGACCCCCTACTCACATCAAGCTTCTGGGAGCGCGTCACCCAAAATTCATAA
- the rplT gene encoding 50S ribosomal protein L20: MPRVKRSTKRNDRRKKILKRASGYFLTKSKLYQAAQEAVERGLKFAYTGRKQKKRQFRALWIVRINAACRINGMSYSTFINGLKLAGNQLDRKVLADIAANDAAGFAALTVQAKAALKIAADKHAANRSTAAA, from the coding sequence ATGCCCCGTGTAAAACGGAGTACAAAACGCAACGATCGCCGCAAAAAGATCCTCAAGCGCGCGAGTGGTTACTTCCTCACCAAATCCAAGCTCTACCAGGCCGCTCAGGAAGCCGTCGAGCGCGGACTCAAGTTCGCCTACACCGGCCGTAAACAGAAGAAGCGCCAGTTCCGCGCCCTCTGGATCGTCCGCATCAACGCAGCCTGCCGCATCAACGGCATGAGCTACTCGACCTTCATCAACGGCCTCAAGCTCGCCGGCAATCAGCTCGACCGCAAGGTCCTCGCCGATATCGCCGCCAACGACGCAGCTGGCTTTGCCGCACTCACCGTGCAGGCAAAGGCAGCCCTGAAGATTGCAGCAGACAAGCACGCCGCAAATCGCAGCACTGCTGCTGCCTAA
- the rpmI gene encoding 50S ribosomal protein L35 codes for MPKLKTHSGAAKRFHKTGTGKFKRGQSKMRHILTSKATKTKRKLGGSALISEADQHKVARMLPYA; via the coding sequence ATGCCAAAGTTGAAGACCCACAGCGGCGCAGCCAAGCGCTTTCATAAGACCGGCACCGGCAAGTTCAAGCGCGGCCAGTCCAAGATGCGCCACATCCTCACCTCCAAGGCCACCAAGACCAAGCGCAAGCTCGGCGGGTCGGCGCTTATCTCCGAGGCGGATCAACACAAGGTTGCCCGAATGCTTCCTTACGCCTGA
- a CDS encoding acyltransferase translates to MIEQGQTAAATLEPITSGKRSNIVDLVKGLAIILVVYGHTAQGAEHRGWWTGPGMAISENFIYSFHMPAFFFVSGLFVLGSIRRRGAGDFILDKVKTILYPYLLFAVISATLGPAIGRFQVSYSPFHWKTFLMNVADGSVSWFLFTLFFCLLVALLTARLPNWLRFLLAVVVAISPAYGSYIMNRVQWEFCFVAAGMWVGNQIFQLERVPKWMAAIGFVLVAAFQFAATYFYGYPNRWTFIGLGLTGTAALLLLARVLENHRVGVALVWVGRASLAIFLLSAFAQGATRAVLSSLFHTNNLWLQLLLPTAFATVLPAIVWYQQDRWRLGWLFHWPF, encoded by the coding sequence ATGATCGAACAGGGACAGACAGCAGCCGCAACATTGGAGCCGATCACCAGCGGGAAGCGATCAAATATTGTGGACCTCGTGAAGGGTCTTGCGATCATCCTGGTCGTCTATGGCCATACGGCACAAGGGGCCGAGCATCGGGGCTGGTGGACGGGTCCAGGGATGGCGATCTCTGAAAATTTCATCTACAGCTTTCACATGCCTGCATTTTTCTTTGTCTCGGGACTGTTTGTGCTGGGCAGCATTCGACGACGAGGAGCAGGCGACTTCATTCTCGATAAAGTGAAGACGATTCTGTATCCCTATTTGTTGTTCGCTGTCATCTCCGCGACGCTCGGTCCTGCGATCGGGCGATTCCAGGTAAGCTATTCTCCTTTTCACTGGAAGACATTTCTGATGAACGTTGCGGACGGAAGCGTGAGCTGGTTCCTGTTCACGTTATTCTTCTGTCTTCTGGTGGCGTTACTGACGGCTCGGCTTCCGAACTGGCTGCGGTTTTTGCTCGCGGTGGTGGTTGCGATATCGCCAGCCTACGGTTCGTACATCATGAACCGCGTGCAGTGGGAGTTCTGCTTTGTTGCTGCCGGCATGTGGGTCGGCAATCAGATCTTTCAGCTGGAACGTGTCCCAAAGTGGATGGCCGCCATTGGCTTTGTGCTGGTCGCTGCTTTTCAGTTCGCAGCTACCTATTTCTATGGATACCCGAATCGGTGGACCTTTATCGGGCTGGGTCTGACCGGGACAGCTGCACTTCTTCTACTTGCCCGGGTGCTTGAGAATCACCGGGTGGGCGTGGCGCTGGTGTGGGTGGGACGAGCGTCGCTGGCGATCTTCCTGTTGAGCGCCTTTGCACAGGGAGCGACTCGGGCCGTGTTGTCGAGCCTGTTCCATACGAACAACCTGTGGCTTCAATTGCTCTTGCCGACAGCGTTCGCGACAGTTCTACCTGCTATTGTTTGGTATCAGCAGGACCGATGGCGGCTTGGCTGGCTCTTTCACTGGCCGTTTTAG
- a CDS encoding transglutaminase family protein: MYYSIRHLTKFLYSNQVSESMMETRMHPRSDQNQRCLTFHLSVSPRCRVFSYRDHLSNHVHHFDIPGMHGQLVIVAESLVEVQPAAQVPAFLAPDAWADLDAMVEQGDYWEMLLPSEFTAPTPALDALSAELDVRRRDDPLMVLHHLNQQIYEYFDYKPKSTNVDSPIDLALGTKAGVCQDFAHIMITLVRSKLRIPCRYVSGYLFHGESDMDRSISSATHAWIEALIPHLGWVGFDPTNWLVAGDRHIRTAIGRDYSDVPPTHGIFRGRAASELTVAVRVTPSLGTPSLDQELPVPEDWSILVERATQLPEQPPPPTRQQQMAQQQQDNN, encoded by the coding sequence ATGTACTATTCGATTCGCCATCTAACGAAGTTCCTGTACAGCAACCAGGTGAGCGAGAGCATGATGGAGACGCGGATGCACCCGCGAAGCGATCAGAATCAGCGCTGCCTGACGTTTCATCTTTCAGTAAGCCCGCGATGCAGAGTCTTCAGCTATCGCGACCATCTGTCGAATCATGTTCACCACTTCGATATTCCGGGGATGCATGGACAGTTGGTGATTGTTGCCGAGTCGCTGGTGGAGGTACAACCGGCAGCGCAGGTTCCGGCGTTTCTGGCGCCGGACGCGTGGGCGGATCTGGACGCGATGGTGGAGCAGGGCGACTACTGGGAGATGTTGCTGCCGAGTGAATTTACTGCGCCGACGCCGGCGTTGGACGCTTTGTCGGCGGAGCTCGATGTGCGACGCAGAGACGATCCGCTGATGGTGCTGCATCATTTAAACCAGCAGATCTATGAATACTTTGATTACAAGCCGAAGTCGACTAATGTCGATTCGCCGATCGATCTGGCGTTGGGTACAAAGGCCGGTGTTTGCCAGGACTTTGCGCACATCATGATTACGCTGGTGCGGTCGAAGCTGCGGATTCCCTGCCGGTACGTGAGCGGATACCTGTTTCATGGTGAGAGCGACATGGACCGGTCGATCAGTTCGGCGACGCATGCGTGGATTGAGGCGTTGATTCCGCACCTGGGATGGGTGGGGTTCGACCCGACGAACTGGCTTGTAGCCGGGGACAGGCATATTCGGACGGCGATTGGGAGAGACTACTCCGATGTGCCGCCGACCCATGGGATCTTTCGCGGACGCGCTGCGAGTGAGCTGACCGTCGCTGTGAGGGTGACGCCGAGTCTGGGGACGCCGTCGCTCGATCAGGAGCTTCCGGTTCCTGAGGACTGGTCGATTCTGGTGGAGAGGGCGACGCAACTGCCGGAGCAGCCGCCTCCACCGACGCGGCAGCAACAGATGGCGCAGCAGCAGCAGGATAATAACTAA